In Agromyces sp. G08B096, a genomic segment contains:
- a CDS encoding ABC transporter ATP-binding protein produces MLGDDLTLSYDGRTVVHGARIHLEPGRVTALVGPNGSGKSTLLRSLARLHRADAGRVTFDDGTDAGALGSREFARRVTLLAQSRPTPGGLTVRELVEFGRHPHRGRWVAGDAGGAAVVERAMELTGVAALAGHAVDRLSGGQLQRVWLAACLAQDTEVLLLDEPTTYLDLRYQVELLDLIRELADEHGVTIGVVLHDLDQAAAVADRIVLLESGRVRAVGTPAEVLVSDVLSSAYGIRVDVDVDDRGCITTCPIGRYNTRRTAGLAVA; encoded by the coding sequence ATGCTCGGTGACGACCTCACGCTCTCGTACGACGGCCGCACGGTGGTGCACGGGGCGCGGATCCATCTCGAACCGGGCCGCGTCACCGCGCTCGTCGGCCCGAACGGCAGCGGCAAGTCGACGCTGCTGCGCTCGCTCGCCCGACTGCACCGCGCCGACGCCGGACGCGTCACCTTCGACGACGGCACCGACGCGGGCGCGCTCGGGTCGCGGGAATTCGCCCGCCGCGTCACGCTGCTCGCGCAGAGCCGCCCCACGCCCGGCGGGCTCACCGTCCGCGAGCTCGTCGAGTTCGGCCGGCACCCGCATCGCGGCCGCTGGGTCGCGGGCGACGCGGGCGGCGCCGCCGTCGTCGAGCGCGCCATGGAGCTCACGGGCGTCGCCGCCCTCGCCGGCCACGCCGTCGACCGGCTCTCCGGCGGCCAGCTGCAGCGGGTCTGGCTCGCCGCCTGCCTTGCGCAGGACACCGAGGTGCTCCTGCTCGACGAGCCGACCACGTACCTCGACCTGCGCTACCAGGTCGAGCTGCTCGACCTGATCCGCGAGCTCGCCGACGAGCACGGCGTCACCATCGGCGTCGTCCTCCACGACCTCGACCAGGCGGCCGCCGTCGCCGACCGCATCGTGCTGCTCGAATCCGGGCGGGTGCGCGCCGTCGGCACGCCCGCCGAGGTGCTCGTCAGCGACGTGCTGAGCTCGGCCTACGGCATCCGCGTCGACGTCGACGTCGACGACCGGGGCTGCATCACCACCTGCCCCATCGGGCGGTACAACACCCGGCGGACCGCCGGCCTCGCCGTCGCCTGA
- a CDS encoding amidase, with the protein MTDVDELHEYTALELHQLLQRGEVSPHEAARHFLDRIDRLGPRVGAFAHVDAERALERADLVERQVPKAAPLWGMPLADKDLHLRAGVPARFGSQAFADFVPEESDELVRTVDEAGAVSLGKTATPEFGMPSYTEGPAVPAARNPWDLSLGAGGSSGGAAAAVAAGLLPFAPGSDGGGSIRIPAASCGLVGVKPSRGRVPAGSGLASLAGLGVAGPIARTVADAALLLDGLVAPAGYPARHPFAVRAPGEDGPFLGAAIRGEGRFQVGVMTDSPWDDFTDIEIEPEARAALDRAIELLDRAGHGIEAMAPAPEPGYAEAFRAVWQAGAATIPVDGAAIELLEPLTRWLVERGRALPARTLAEALAWLAGFEQRVIRRFAPFDAVLTPALAMTPRPVGWYDAGDGERNFAQQVAFTPFTSFVNVSGLPAITVPVDETSTGLPMGVQLIGRPGGESTLFALGAQLERAARRGRRRPPVW; encoded by the coding sequence GTGACCGACGTCGACGAGCTGCACGAGTACACGGCCCTCGAACTGCACCAGCTGCTGCAGCGCGGGGAGGTGTCGCCGCACGAGGCCGCCCGGCACTTCCTCGACCGCATCGATCGACTCGGGCCGCGCGTCGGGGCGTTCGCGCACGTCGACGCCGAGCGCGCGCTCGAACGCGCCGACCTCGTCGAACGGCAGGTGCCGAAGGCGGCGCCGCTCTGGGGGATGCCGCTCGCCGACAAGGATCTCCACCTCCGGGCCGGGGTGCCGGCGCGGTTCGGATCGCAGGCGTTCGCCGACTTCGTGCCCGAGGAGTCGGATGAGCTCGTGCGCACCGTCGACGAGGCGGGCGCAGTGAGCCTCGGCAAGACCGCGACACCCGAGTTCGGCATGCCGTCGTACACGGAGGGGCCGGCGGTGCCCGCCGCACGGAACCCGTGGGACCTCTCGCTCGGCGCCGGCGGGTCGAGCGGGGGAGCGGCGGCCGCCGTGGCGGCGGGGCTGCTGCCGTTCGCGCCGGGGTCCGACGGCGGCGGCTCGATCCGCATCCCCGCCGCCTCCTGCGGACTCGTCGGCGTGAAGCCCTCGCGCGGCCGGGTGCCGGCCGGCTCCGGGCTCGCGAGCCTCGCGGGTCTCGGCGTCGCCGGCCCGATCGCGCGGACGGTCGCCGATGCGGCGCTGCTGCTCGACGGGCTCGTGGCGCCGGCCGGCTATCCGGCGAGGCATCCGTTCGCCGTGCGGGCGCCGGGCGAGGACGGACCCTTCCTCGGTGCGGCGATCCGCGGCGAGGGGCGGTTCCAGGTGGGCGTCATGACGGACTCGCCGTGGGACGATTTCACCGACATCGAGATCGAGCCGGAGGCCCGGGCCGCGCTCGACCGGGCGATCGAGCTGCTCGACCGCGCGGGTCACGGCATCGAGGCGATGGCGCCGGCGCCGGAGCCCGGGTACGCCGAGGCGTTCCGGGCGGTGTGGCAGGCGGGCGCGGCCACCATCCCCGTCGACGGCGCCGCGATCGAGCTGCTCGAGCCGCTCACGCGCTGGCTCGTCGAACGGGGTCGGGCGCTGCCGGCGCGGACGCTCGCGGAGGCGCTCGCGTGGCTCGCCGGGTTCGAACAGCGGGTGATCCGCCGGTTCGCGCCGTTCGACGCCGTCCTCACGCCGGCGCTGGCGATGACGCCGCGACCCGTCGGCTGGTACGACGCGGGCGACGGCGAGCGGAACTTCGCCCAGCAGGTGGCGTTCACGCCGTTCACGTCGTTCGTGAACGTGTCGGGGCTGCCCGCGATCACGGTGCCGGTCGATGAGACGTCGACCGGACTGCCGATGGGCGTGCAGCTGATCGGCCGGCCGGGAGGGGAGTCGACGCTCTTCGCGCTCGGTGCTCAGCTCGAGCGGGCCGCGCGGCGCGGGCGCCGCCGTCCTCCGGTGTGGTGA
- a CDS encoding N-acetyltransferase family protein, with protein sequence MLEEEYQAHRVPPPHLRRPEPPEAPFEYTIRDARVADLPAVREIYNHYVANSTVTFDEDAMTLREWKQKFAHLEKLGMPFLVAESPRGQLLGYALVAPWKPKRAYRYTVENSIYLGPAASGKGLGTVLLAELIARSKQAGLKEMIAVIADQGADASLALHEKFGFTEIGRMGKVGFKFDRWLGTVLLQKSLKGE encoded by the coding sequence ATGCTCGAGGAGGAATACCAGGCACACCGGGTGCCGCCGCCGCACCTTCGGCGGCCCGAGCCGCCCGAGGCGCCCTTCGAGTACACGATCCGCGACGCGCGCGTCGCCGACCTGCCCGCGGTCCGCGAGATCTACAACCACTACGTCGCGAACTCCACCGTCACGTTCGACGAGGACGCGATGACCCTCCGCGAGTGGAAGCAGAAGTTCGCCCACCTCGAGAAACTCGGCATGCCCTTCCTCGTGGCCGAGTCGCCGCGCGGCCAATTGCTCGGCTACGCCCTCGTCGCGCCCTGGAAACCCAAGCGCGCCTACCGGTACACCGTCGAGAACTCCATCTACCTCGGGCCCGCCGCCTCTGGAAAGGGGCTCGGCACGGTGCTCCTCGCCGAGCTCATCGCCCGCTCGAAGCAGGCCGGGCTGAAGGAGATGATCGCCGTGATCGCCGACCAGGGCGCCGACGCGTCGCTCGCGCTGCACGAGAAGTTCGGCTTCACCGAGATCGGGCGCATGGGCAAGGTCGGCTTCAAGTTCGACCGGTGGCTCGGCACGGTGCTGCTGCAGAAGTCGCTGAAGGGCGAGTAG
- a CDS encoding uracil-DNA glycosylase: protein MPMTLDELAGAGLIDPGWAAALAPVAADIARMGEFLRAEVAAGRGYLPAGDRVLRAFSQPLDRVRVLIVGQDPYPTPGHPIGLSFAVEAHVRPIPRSLANIYRELADDIGVQPPQHGDLGAWSRNGVMLLNRVLTVRPGTPASHRGKGWERVTDHAIRVLVERGTPLVAILWGRDAQGLRPMLGDTPVIESVHPSPLSASRGFFGSKPFSRANALLAEQGAEPVDWAIAEH from the coding sequence GTGCCCATGACCCTCGACGAGCTCGCCGGGGCCGGGCTCATCGACCCCGGCTGGGCCGCCGCGCTCGCGCCCGTGGCCGCCGACATCGCCCGCATGGGCGAGTTCCTGCGCGCCGAGGTCGCCGCGGGACGCGGCTACCTGCCGGCCGGCGACCGGGTCCTCCGCGCGTTCTCGCAGCCGCTCGACCGGGTGCGCGTGCTCATCGTCGGTCAGGACCCGTACCCGACGCCGGGACATCCCATCGGATTGTCGTTCGCGGTGGAGGCGCACGTGCGCCCGATTCCGCGGAGCCTCGCGAACATCTACCGCGAGCTCGCCGACGACATCGGCGTGCAGCCGCCCCAGCACGGCGACCTCGGCGCGTGGAGCCGCAACGGCGTGATGCTGCTGAACCGGGTGCTCACCGTGCGGCCCGGCACGCCCGCATCGCACCGCGGCAAGGGATGGGAGCGGGTCACCGACCACGCGATCCGGGTGCTGGTCGAGCGCGGCACGCCGCTCGTGGCGATCCTCTGGGGTCGCGACGCGCAGGGGCTCCGGCCGATGCTCGGCGACACCCCCGTGATCGAGTCGGTGCACCCCAGCCCGCTGTCGGCGTCGCGCGGGTTCTTCGGCTCGAAGCCGTTCAGCCGGGCCAATGCGCTGCTCGCCGAGCAGGGCGCCGAGCCGGTCGACTGGGCGATCGCCGAGCACTGA
- a CDS encoding phosphoribosyltransferase, with protein sequence MSFDANDAATGTDEVRREILGWDEFGDAARALAGDVLASGYRPDLVIAIARGGLLLAGAIAYALGTKQCGSINVEFYTGVDERLPEPVLHPPMLDVPAVAGKRVLLVDDVSDSGRTLAKVVDLLGEAGAEVRSATLYVKPRTVLVPDFAYRETSDWIVFPWSARPPVAMGA encoded by the coding sequence ATGAGCTTCGACGCGAACGACGCGGCCACGGGCACCGACGAGGTGCGCCGCGAGATCCTCGGCTGGGATGAGTTCGGCGACGCCGCCCGCGCGCTCGCGGGCGACGTCCTCGCCTCCGGCTACCGACCCGACCTCGTGATCGCCATCGCGCGGGGCGGGCTGCTGCTGGCCGGCGCCATCGCGTACGCGCTCGGCACCAAGCAGTGCGGCTCGATCAACGTCGAGTTCTACACGGGCGTCGACGAGCGGCTGCCCGAGCCCGTGCTGCACCCGCCGATGCTCGACGTGCCCGCGGTCGCGGGCAAGCGCGTGCTCCTCGTCGACGACGTCTCCGACTCCGGCCGCACGCTCGCGAAGGTCGTCGACCTGCTCGGCGAGGCGGGCGCCGAGGTGCGCAGTGCCACCCTCTACGTGAAGCCCCGCACCGTGCTCGTGCCCGACTTCGCCTACCGCGAGACCTCGGACTGGATCGTCTTCCCGTGGTCGGCGCGGCCGCCCGTCGCCATGGGCGCGTGA
- a CDS encoding ion channel — MSARPLRPAPRRDAWERVTTVPLVVLGLAFIVAYSVWVLGDDPVWRAGTAVALVASWFVFVVDVVVRIALTPRGDRWRFAATHPVDVLSALLPVFRAFRVLALLRNIPYLQRRSGAAVRTRLVIYAASYAIVFVYFIALATLNAERDADGATIVTFGDAIWWAIVTIATVGYGDMYPITAAGRVYAVMLMAGGIAIVGTASATIISLLNERISSLRHHGAPDAPHEVHPAGLPAEAVSGEDEPAADPSEGRGSGG; from the coding sequence GTGAGCGCCCGCCCGCTGCGACCTGCGCCCCGGCGAGACGCGTGGGAGCGCGTCACCACGGTGCCGCTCGTCGTGCTGGGCCTGGCGTTCATCGTCGCGTACTCCGTCTGGGTGCTCGGCGACGACCCCGTCTGGCGGGCCGGCACCGCCGTCGCGCTGGTCGCCTCGTGGTTCGTGTTCGTCGTCGACGTCGTCGTGCGGATCGCCCTGACGCCGCGGGGCGACCGATGGCGGTTCGCCGCGACGCATCCGGTCGACGTGCTCTCGGCGCTGCTGCCTGTGTTTCGGGCGTTCCGGGTGCTCGCCCTGCTGCGGAACATCCCGTACCTGCAGCGCCGGAGCGGTGCAGCGGTCAGGACCCGCCTCGTCATCTACGCGGCGTCGTACGCGATCGTGTTCGTCTACTTCATCGCCCTCGCGACGTTGAACGCCGAGCGCGATGCCGACGGCGCCACCATCGTGACGTTCGGCGACGCCATCTGGTGGGCGATCGTCACCATCGCGACGGTCGGCTACGGCGACATGTATCCGATCACCGCTGCAGGCCGCGTGTACGCGGTGATGCTGATGGCGGGCGGCATCGCGATCGTCGGCACCGCGTCGGCGACGATCATCTCGCTGCTGAACGAACGGATCTCCAGCCTCCGGCACCACGGCGCGCCGGATGCCCCGCACGAGGTGCACCCGGCCGGCCTGCCCGCCGAGGCGGTCTCCGGCGAGGACGAGCCCGCCGCGGACCCGTCGGAAGGTCGCGGCAGCGGCGGTTAG
- a CDS encoding SDR family oxidoreductase produces MDGLRAVVTGASSGIGEATVRALRAAGWDVVGVARREDRLRALAEETGASVFRADVTEPDDVARLAEHLAATGPVHALVNNAGGAKGLASVEASDDADWEWMFRVNVLGTKRVTSALLPLLRAGAEERGVADIVTVTSIAGHVAYVGGGGYNAAKFAEHALTAVLRLELNGEPVRVIEVAPGMVKTDEFALVRFGGDRERAEAVYEGVPEPLVAEDVAAVIADAIGKPRHVDLDLIVVKPVAQSAPHLVAKGPLTVRGGRAG; encoded by the coding sequence ATGGACGGTCTGCGCGCGGTGGTCACAGGAGCGAGTTCGGGCATCGGCGAGGCGACGGTGCGGGCGCTCCGGGCCGCCGGCTGGGACGTCGTCGGCGTCGCTCGGCGGGAGGACCGGCTCCGCGCGCTCGCCGAGGAGACCGGGGCATCCGTGTTCCGGGCCGACGTGACCGAGCCCGACGACGTGGCGCGGCTCGCCGAGCACCTGGCCGCCACCGGTCCGGTCCACGCGCTGGTGAACAACGCCGGGGGCGCGAAAGGGCTGGCCTCCGTCGAGGCGTCGGACGACGCCGACTGGGAGTGGATGTTCCGCGTGAACGTGCTCGGCACGAAGCGCGTCACGAGCGCCCTGCTGCCACTGCTCCGCGCGGGCGCGGAGGAGCGCGGCGTCGCCGACATCGTGACGGTGACCTCCATCGCGGGCCATGTCGCCTACGTGGGCGGCGGCGGGTACAACGCCGCGAAGTTCGCCGAGCACGCGCTGACGGCGGTGCTCCGGCTGGAGCTGAACGGCGAGCCCGTCCGCGTGATCGAGGTCGCACCCGGCATGGTCAAGACCGACGAGTTCGCGCTGGTCCGCTTCGGCGGCGACCGCGAGCGGGCGGAGGCCGTCTACGAGGGCGTGCCCGAGCCGCTCGTCGCCGAAGACGTCGCCGCGGTCATCGCCGACGCGATCGGCAAACCCCGCCACGTCGACCTCGATCTCATCGTCGTGAAGCCCGTGGCGCAGTCCGCGCCGCATCTCGTCGCCAAGGGACCCCTCACCGTGCGGGGCGGGCGAGCCGGGTGA
- a CDS encoding acyltransferase family protein — MQTARPAPHVRKRVPLWDNARWIAITLVVIGHGILPLIAEDDAAYSVYLFIYSFHVAVFVTVSGYFAKSGPPSARSLKQVLTDIVFPYVIFESIWTVVRWALGAEFALDYTTASWTLWFLIALAVWRIALPYLVLLRYPLLISIVVSILAGYTEAIDSTLAMTRTFGMFPFFVFGWKLRQWQLTGRWLALPARVTWRWRAGAIALFAAMLAVMPAAIETWRDLKLRRFMLYDEAYEAIGYDEPWSGAIRLVLLLLAMLLAVAFLMLMPRGRHWFTPFGAATMYIYLLHSFVLYPFRETEILAGPQPFWVLPAMIVFCIGVSIVLSLKPVRRVFRPLVQPRARWLFRPEPSTATGTLVLPPEELPPPAVPPTEPSVDPRAEPPADPPADSPAAPPRDPEER, encoded by the coding sequence ATGCAGACCGCCAGGCCCGCGCCCCACGTGAGGAAGCGCGTCCCCCTCTGGGACAACGCGCGCTGGATCGCCATCACGCTGGTGGTGATCGGGCACGGCATCCTGCCGCTCATCGCCGAGGACGACGCCGCGTACAGCGTCTACCTGTTCATCTACTCTTTCCACGTCGCCGTGTTCGTGACGGTGTCGGGCTACTTCGCCAAGTCGGGGCCGCCGAGCGCGAGGTCGCTGAAGCAGGTCCTCACCGACATCGTCTTCCCGTACGTGATCTTCGAGTCGATCTGGACCGTCGTGCGCTGGGCCCTCGGCGCCGAGTTCGCGCTCGACTACACGACGGCGTCGTGGACCCTGTGGTTCCTCATCGCCCTCGCCGTGTGGCGCATCGCGCTGCCGTATCTGGTGCTGCTGCGCTACCCGTTGCTCATCTCGATCGTCGTCTCGATCCTCGCCGGGTACACCGAGGCGATCGACTCGACGCTCGCGATGACGCGGACGTTCGGGATGTTCCCCTTCTTCGTGTTCGGCTGGAAGCTGCGGCAGTGGCAGCTGACCGGCCGCTGGCTCGCACTGCCGGCGCGCGTGACGTGGCGGTGGCGGGCGGGGGCGATCGCCCTGTTCGCCGCGATGCTCGCCGTCATGCCCGCCGCCATCGAGACCTGGCGCGACCTGAAGCTGCGCCGGTTCATGCTCTACGACGAGGCCTACGAGGCGATCGGCTACGACGAGCCGTGGTCGGGCGCGATCCGCCTCGTGCTGCTCCTGCTGGCGATGCTGCTCGCGGTGGCGTTCCTCATGCTGATGCCGCGCGGCCGGCACTGGTTCACGCCGTTCGGCGCCGCCACGATGTACATCTACCTGCTGCACAGCTTCGTCCTCTACCCGTTCCGGGAGACCGAGATCCTCGCGGGGCCGCAGCCGTTCTGGGTGCTGCCCGCGATGATCGTCTTCTGCATCGGCGTCTCGATCGTCCTGTCGCTGAAGCCTGTGCGGCGCGTGTTCCGCCCGCTGGTGCAGCCGCGGGCGCGCTGGCTGTTCCGCCCCGAGCCGTCGACCGCCACGGGTACCCTGGTCCTCCCGCCGGAGGAGCTGCCGCCCCCGGCGGTGCCGCCGACCGAGCCCTCCGTCGATCCGCGCGCGGAGCCGCCAGCCGACCCGCCGGCCGACTCGCCCGCCGCGCCGCCGCGCGATCCGGAGGAGCGCTGA
- a CDS encoding bifunctional o-acetylhomoserine/o-acetylserine sulfhydrylase has product MTEPTADWRFETKQVHSGAAPDPVTKARATPIYQTTSYVFDNADHAKNLFALAEFGNIYTRIQNPTQAVVEERIAALEGGTGALLVASGQAAETFAVLNIAQAGDHIVSSSSIYGGTYNLFKYTLAKLGIETTFVENQDDADEWRRAVRPNTKLFFAETIGNPKINVLDISLVSGIAHEAGIPLIVDNTIATPYLIRPFEHGADIVVHSATKFLGGHGTVVGGVIVDGGRFAWSEHVEKFPGLTEPDPSYHGASYTAAVGDGLAYVIKARVQLLRDLGAAIAPNNAWQLIQGIETLSLRIERHVQNAQEIAEWLDDHPDVAHVNYSGLPTSPWYAAANTYAPKGVGAVLSFELKGGVDAGRALVDNLSLFSHLANIGDVRSLVIHPASTTHSQLTPEQQLTTGVTPGLVRLSIGIEHVDDLKADLTAGLAAARAATEAARV; this is encoded by the coding sequence ATGACCGAGCCCACCGCCGACTGGCGATTCGAGACGAAGCAGGTCCACTCGGGCGCCGCACCCGACCCGGTGACCAAGGCCCGCGCGACCCCGATCTACCAGACGACGTCGTACGTGTTCGACAACGCCGACCACGCGAAGAACCTGTTCGCGCTCGCCGAGTTCGGCAACATCTACACGCGCATCCAGAACCCGACGCAGGCGGTCGTCGAGGAGCGCATCGCGGCGCTCGAGGGCGGCACGGGCGCGCTGCTGGTCGCCTCGGGTCAGGCGGCGGAGACCTTCGCCGTGCTGAACATCGCTCAGGCGGGCGACCACATCGTCTCGAGCTCCTCGATCTACGGCGGCACGTACAACCTCTTCAAGTACACGCTCGCGAAGCTCGGCATCGAGACCACGTTCGTCGAGAACCAGGACGACGCCGACGAGTGGCGCCGCGCGGTCCGGCCGAACACGAAGCTGTTCTTCGCCGAGACGATCGGCAACCCGAAGATCAACGTCCTCGACATCTCGCTGGTGTCGGGCATCGCCCACGAGGCCGGCATCCCGCTGATCGTCGACAACACGATCGCGACGCCGTACCTGATCCGCCCGTTCGAGCACGGTGCCGACATCGTCGTGCACTCGGCGACGAAGTTCCTCGGAGGGCACGGCACGGTCGTCGGCGGCGTCATCGTCGACGGCGGGCGCTTCGCGTGGTCGGAGCACGTCGAGAAGTTCCCGGGACTCACCGAGCCCGACCCGTCGTACCACGGCGCGAGCTACACGGCCGCCGTCGGCGACGGGCTCGCGTACGTCATCAAGGCCCGGGTGCAGCTGCTGCGCGACCTCGGCGCCGCGATCGCGCCGAACAACGCCTGGCAGCTGATCCAGGGCATCGAGACGCTGTCGCTGCGCATCGAGCGCCACGTGCAGAACGCGCAGGAGATCGCCGAGTGGCTCGACGACCACCCCGACGTCGCGCACGTGAACTACTCGGGGCTGCCCACGAGCCCGTGGTACGCGGCCGCGAACACGTACGCGCCGAAGGGCGTCGGCGCGGTGCTCTCCTTCGAGCTGAAGGGCGGCGTCGACGCGGGCCGCGCCCTCGTCGACAACCTCTCGCTGTTCAGCCACCTGGCGAACATCGGCGACGTCCGCTCGCTCGTGATCCACCCCGCGTCGACGACGCACTCGCAGCTCACGCCCGAGCAGCAGCTGACGACCGGCGTGACCCCCGGCCTCGTCCGCCTCTCGATCGGCATCGAGCACGTCGACGACCTCAAGGCCGACCTGACGGCGGGCCTCGCGGCCGCTCGCGCGGCGACGGAGGCGGCGCGCGTCTAG
- a CDS encoding homoserine O-acetyltransferase yields MDWQRTAEASPARAVPDLPPAIAPNRAPATGAWREGDPVGDRRFVSVGDVPLESGETLPGVRIAYESWGELSPARDNAVLVLHALTGDSHVRGPAGPRHPTGGWWPGVVGPGLAIDTDRWFVVAPNVLGGCQGTTGPASLAPDLVEWGPRFPFLTIRDQVAAQLAFARELGIERFAAVIGGSMGAMHVLEWAITAPQAVERIAVLAAPAATSADQIAHNAVQLEAVRADAAFRGGAYYDAPDGDGPSRGLALARRLAMLNYRTAGELDERFARSWQSGLDPLGGGGRFAVESYLDFHGNRFTRRFDANSYLVLTEAMNSHDVGRGRGGVAAALARIEAASLVLGIDSDRYFPLTGQREIAALMPHSVHGPDPVVVSSEYGHDAFLIEDDAVGEALRTLLAA; encoded by the coding sequence ATGGACTGGCAGCGGACGGCGGAGGCGTCTCCGGCCCGCGCGGTCCCGGATCTGCCGCCCGCGATCGCGCCCAACCGCGCACCGGCGACGGGTGCCTGGCGCGAGGGCGACCCGGTCGGCGACCGCCGGTTCGTCTCCGTCGGCGACGTCCCGCTCGAATCGGGCGAAACCTTGCCCGGCGTCCGCATCGCCTACGAGTCGTGGGGTGAGCTCTCCCCCGCCCGCGACAACGCCGTGCTGGTGCTGCACGCCCTGACGGGCGACAGTCACGTGCGGGGGCCCGCGGGGCCGCGGCATCCGACCGGCGGCTGGTGGCCCGGCGTCGTCGGCCCCGGGCTCGCCATCGACACCGATCGCTGGTTCGTGGTCGCCCCCAACGTGCTCGGCGGCTGCCAGGGAACCACCGGTCCCGCGTCGCTCGCCCCCGACCTGGTCGAATGGGGGCCGCGGTTCCCCTTCCTCACCATCCGCGACCAGGTCGCCGCACAGCTGGCGTTCGCCCGCGAGCTCGGCATCGAGCGATTCGCCGCGGTCATCGGTGGCTCGATGGGGGCGATGCACGTGCTCGAGTGGGCGATCACGGCTCCGCAGGCCGTCGAGCGGATCGCGGTGCTCGCCGCACCGGCCGCGACGTCGGCCGACCAGATCGCGCACAACGCGGTGCAGCTCGAGGCCGTCCGCGCCGACGCCGCGTTCCGCGGCGGGGCCTACTACGACGCGCCCGACGGCGACGGTCCGAGCCGCGGACTCGCCCTGGCACGCCGGCTCGCGATGCTGAACTACCGCACGGCGGGAGAGCTCGACGAACGGTTCGCCCGCAGCTGGCAGTCGGGGCTCGACCCGCTGGGCGGCGGCGGGCGCTTCGCCGTCGAGTCCTACCTCGACTTCCACGGCAACCGGTTCACGAGACGATTCGACGCGAACAGCTACCTCGTCCTCACCGAGGCGATGAACTCGCACGACGTCGGCCGCGGCCGCGGCGGCGTCGCGGCGGCGCTCGCGCGCATCGAGGCGGCGAGCCTCGTCCTCGGCATCGACTCCGACCGGTACTTCCCGCTCACCGGCCAGCGCGAGATCGCCGCCCTGATGCCGCACAGCGTGCACGGCCCCGACCCGGTCGTGGTGTCCTCCGAGTACGGCCACGACGCCTTCCTCATTGAGGACGACGCGGTCGGCGAGGCGCTGCGCACGCTGCTCGCGGCGTAA